Part of the Arthrobacter globiformis genome is shown below.
TGCCGCCGAGCTCCAGCAGGGCGCCCAGGACGGGCCCCTGGTTGTAGGTGTAGATTGCCTCCTCCAGCACCGTCTCCCCGGTGCTGCGGACCCGGACGCCGTCCAGGTAGAGCCCCCGGGCGGGGTCAAACAGCCGCGCATCCAGCCAGTCGAGCAGGGCCTGCGCCTTGGCGAGGTTGCCCGTGCGTGCATAATAGAGCGCCACCGGTGCCGTGGCCGGGGTGTTCTTGAAGTCCCGCTGGGTGCTCCAGAACGTCCCGCCGCCCAGGTCGTCGGTGGAGGCCGAGTCGAACTGCAGCGTCAGGCTCTTGCGGATCCTCTCCTGCCGCCGGGGGCTGGGACGGCGGCTATCCTCGGCCAGCCGCTCCAGCCGGAGTGTGGACAGGGCCAGCCAGGCCATGTCGTCGTAGTAATGGTTGACGAACGTCAGGAAATTTCGCAGCCGGATGCCGGTGACCAGCCGCGAAGCGAGCTGGCCCGCACTGGGGCGGGTGCCGCCGTCGAACTTTTCCGGCGGTCGCCCCGCCCTCCCGAGTTCGCGAAAGCCTGCGTCCACGAGGCAGTCCAGGTAATGCGCCTGCCACCAGTAGTGCCACGGGCGGCGGAGGTTTTCGATGCGGCCGGAGGGGCGGGCGGTGGCTGCGAGGTGCGTCCCGGGCAGGAAGAACAGCCGCTGGCCGAACAGGTGCGTTACCGACCGTGCGGCCTCGTCGGCCCGCTCTGCCCAGGCCGTTGCGGAGGCGGGGATGGCATCTGGCGTGCCGTCAGCATCTGGCTGGATCATTCGGCCAGCCTAGCGACCCGCCAGATGCCATCCCCGCCAGTGTGGCGAGCGGGGTGGCGCGGGATGCATCCGCCGCCCATTTCAGTTAACATTCACTAACTAACGTTCGCGGCCGGGATCCGGATCCGCATCGACCGGTTCCGCATCAAGGAGGATGTATGGAAATCGAGGGTTCCGTCGCGCTCATCACGGGCGGTGCATCCGGCCTGGGCGCCGCCACGGCCCGACGACTGTTCGATGCCGGCGCCTCTGTGGTTCTCGCCGACCTCGGCACCTCGGCCGGTGCCGCGTACGCCGACGAGCTGAATGCGGCCGGCCCGCAGAACCTTGGGGGCATCGCTTCAGGCCGCGAGGTGGCAGCCCCCAAAGTGGTCTTCGTTCCCGCGGACGTGACCAGCGAGCATCAGGTGCAGGCCGCTGTGGACGCCGCCGTCGCGATGGGCCCCCTGCGGATCGTGGTGAACTGCGCCGGCATCGCCACGCCGGGCAAGGTCCTGGGGCGCGACGGCGTGCTGCCGCTGGAGACCTTCCATCGCGTCATCCAGATCAACCTGGTGGGGACCTTCAACGTGGTCCGGCTGGCCGCCGCCGCGATGGCCGCCACTGAGCCTGCTGTCACCGAGCTCGGCGGCGAGGAACGCGGCGTTATCATCAACACCGCCTCAGTAGCCGCGTTCGACGGGCAGATCGGCCAGCCCGCATACGCTGCATCCAAGGGCGGCGTGGCCGCCATGACCCTGCCTCTGGCCCGCGAACTGGCCCGGTCCCTCATCCGGGTGGTGACCATCGCACCCGGGATTTTCGAGACCCCGATGATGGCCGGGCTGCCGCAGGAGGCACAGGAGTCACTGGGCCGGCAGGTGCCGCACCCGTCCCGCCTGGGCCGGCCCGCCGAGTATGCCAACCTAGCCGCGCACATCGTGGAGAATGCCATGCTCAACGGCGAAACCATCCGCCTCGACGGCGCCATCCGGATGGGCCCGAAGTGACCGGCGCCGCGCAGGCTACATCCGCCGTCGACACCCTGCCCGGCGCTGACTTTTTCGGCTACGAGTCGTTGCTCAGCGCCTCCGAGCAGCGCAAGCTGGGCGAACTGCGGGACTTCCTGGCCGCGGAGATAGCGCCGTTCGCGGGGGACTGGTGGAACAAGGCCGAATTTCCTGCGCACATCCTCCCCAAGCTGGCCGCCCTGGAACTGAGCACGCCCGCCCAGCGCGGCTACAGCCACCTGTTCGCTGGACTGGTGATCGCGGAGATGACGCGCGTGGACACGTCGATCGCCACGTTTTTCCTGGTCCACCACGACCTCTTCGTCGAGTCGCTCTACCGCTTCGGCTCCGGTGACCAGCGGAACCGGTATCTCGACGACGCCTCGAAGCTCAGGACCACGGGTGCGTTTGCCCTGACCGAACCAGGCCACGGCTCCGACGTCGCCGGCGGCATGGAGACGCGGGCGCGCCGGATATCGAGCCGCACGGGAGAGGCAGACGACGCCGGGGACGGCTGGGTGCTGAACGGCGCCAAGCGGTGGATCGGCAACGGGACGTTTTGCGATTACATGCTTGTGTGGGCCCGGGACGAAGCCGACGGCGCGGTCCGCGGCTTCATCGTGGACGCCAGCCTGCCCGGAGTGAGCCGCAGCCGGATCGAGAATAAGATCGCGCTGCGCACCGTGCAGAACGCCGACATCGTTTTCGACAACGTGCGGGTTGCCGAGGCCGACCGCTTCGCCGGCATCAGCAGCTTCGAGGACACCAACGAACTGCTCCGCGGCTCGCGCATCATGGTCGCGTGGCAAGCCGTGGGGCAGCAGCTGGCGGCGTTCGACGTCGCCCGGCAGTACGCCGTCGAACGCCACCAGTTTGGCCGTCCGCTGGCGAGGTTCCAGCTCATCCAGCAGCAGCTGGTGTCCATGCTGGGCAACGCCGTCGCTAGCATGGGCATGATGGCCCGGATCGCGCAGCTGCAGCTGCAGGAGCAGGGTGCCGGGATGGCGCAGGTGGCGCTGGCCAAGTCGTACACGTCGGCGAGGATGCGCGAAACCGTGGCGATGGGCCGGTCCATTCTGGGCGGCAACGGCATTGTCACGGACTACCGGATGGCCAAGATCTTCGCTGACGCGGAGGCCATTTACACCTATGAGGGCTCGTACGAGATCAACACGCTGATCGTGGGCCGCGCAGTCACGGGCGTCTCCGCCATCACCTGACGGTTCTCAGCGCGAACGGACACTTATGGCCCTGCGGTCCGGGGGCTTAAGTGTCTGTTCGCGCTTGATCCGGGGCTTAGGGGCGCCGGCTTAGGAGGCGGGCTGCTTCTCCCCGGCTTCGATCCGCGCGTCAAGGCTGTTGTTCCGCACCGGCATCGGGCACGTGCCGTAGGGCGTGAAGGCACTGGGGTAGTTGATGGCGCGGTTGAAGTCCAGGACCACGGAGCCGTCCGGCCGCGGGCGCGCGGTGGACACCTTGCGCCATTCGTCAGTCGTGTCGCCGTTCGTCTCGTCATGGAACGTGACTGTCAGGGCGCCGAGCTTCTCCTCCTCGGCATGGAGCCGGTACTCGTGGTCCTTGCCGGGCAGCCGGAACACCAGTTCGCCGACGCTGCGGTGCACCCCGTCCACCAGCGGATTGGCCGTGGAAATGGGCACGTCCACAGGTTCCGGGTAGGCCTCGAACCTGGCCTCCAAGGCAAGGTCGGGCCGGTAATCGAAGGTGGGCACGCCGTCGAACTCGGTGAACACCGGCGACGCGGAATCCCGGGTGCGGACCGCATACCTGTCTGCGCGCATCGCCAGTTCCACCACAACCTGCCGGCCGTCCGCGCCGCCGAACTGCACCCACATGAGTGACTCCTCATTGGCGAGCCGCGCAGTGATCGTCCCCGCCACCGGCTTCCCGGTCTCCACGAGCGTCAGCCCGTCGGACGCCGCGGCGGTCAGCGCCGCCGTCGTGCCGTCCGCTGACCACAGTCCGGGGACTAGGTCGACGGCGGCCGGCTGGCTTTCCAGCCACTGGAACGACGTGAGTGTGAGCCAGCCGTGCTCGGCCGCGAGTGCGGTGTTCCGGCCTTTGCGGAAGCGGAGCCAGCGCTCCAGCTGGGCGTCTGCTGCAGTGCTCATGTGTCCTCCAACGGGTGTATGCCAACCTGGCCAGCTTAGGGGCAACCCCGGGCGGCGGGGCTTCGCTCCGGCGGCGTGCCCGGCGGTGCGACGGGGCCTGGGACGCGGGGCTCTCCGCCTGGGCTCCCCGCCCACGGGCGGCAGGCGTAGCCTTAGCGTATGGCTCTGGACGCTGTTCTGACGGTGCTGGTTTGTGTTGCCATCGTGTGGGCGCTGACCCTCGCGGGGATGGCTGTGCAGAAGCGGGGCGTCGATCCGAAAGGTGCCGCCGGAACGCTGGGCAGCGCCTTGGCGGGGTTCGATCCGGCCACCGGCACCCCGACGCATTCGGAGGCGCTGGCGGCGCGGGAGGAACAGAAACGAAAGCGGCATGAAGCGCCCAGCGCGGGTCCCGGACCGGAGGCCAACGGTCCGTATTCGGGCCGGGTCCAGTTGCCCGCGGCCCCTCTACAGCCACCGGCCGCTCCGGTTCAAGGGCCCGACAACATCTGAGACATATTCCCGGGCTCCGGCCAGCTGCGGGTAACATCCCATAGGAACAGTAACCGGGCTCACAGTATCCAGCGCAGTGTACGAGCCGAAGTCGAACACTCGAAAGATAGTTTCCATGGCTGACACTGCAATGAATTCAGAAACAGATCTCGCCGCCGAACTGCGTGCGGACGTACGCCGCGTCTCCACCCTGCTGGGCGAATCCCTGGTCCGCCAGCACGGCCCCGAACTCCTCGACCTGGTGGAGCAGGTGCGCCTGCTCACCAAGGAATCCAAGGAGGCCGCCAGGGGTGGCGCGGAGGCCACCGGCCCGTGGAGCGCGCACGACGTCGTTGCCCAGGTCCGCGAGCTGCTCGCCTCCCTGCCGCTCGAGCAGGCGACCGACCTGGTCCGCGCCTTCGCCTTCTACTTCCACCTCGCCAACGCTGCCGAACAGGTCCACCGGGTCCGCGGGCTGCGCACCCGGCAGGAGAAGGACGGCTGGCTGGCCAAGGCCGTGGAGGACATCGCGGGGCAGGCCGGCCCGGCGGTGCTGCAGGAAGTCGTCAACGAGCTCGATGTGCGCCCGATCTTCACCGCGCACCCCACCGAGGCCTCCCGCCGCTCCGTGCTGGACAAAATCCGCAAGCTCTCGGACGTGCTGGCCCAGCCCACCGAAGAGGGCACCAGCGCCCGGCGCCGGCAGGACCGCCAGCTGTCCGAAATGATCGATCAGATGTGGCAGACGGACGAACTGCGTCAGGTCCGGCCCACTCCCGTGGACGAGGCCCGCAACGCCATTTACTACCTCGACAGCATCCTTACGGACGCGCTGCCGGAGATGCTGACGGATTTCTCGGAACTCCTCGGCGAACACGGCGTCACGCTGCCGGCCCAGAACGCCCCGATCCGGTTCGGCTCCTGGATCGGCGGTGACCGCGACGGCAACCCCAACGTCACCGCCGCCGTCACGCACGAGATTTTGCAGCTGCAGAACCAGCATGCGGTCCGGATCAGCATTGCCATGATCGACGAACTCATCTCCGTCCTGTCCAACTCCACTGCCCTCGCCGGCGCAGACCAGGCGCTCCTCGATTCGATCGACGCTGACCTCGCGAAGCTGCCCGGCCTGGACCGCCGCATCCTGGAGCTCAACGCCCAGGAGCCCTACCGGCTGAAGCTGACCTGCATCAAGGCCAAGCTCATCAACACGGGCAAGCGGGTGGTCGCGGGGTCCAGGCACCAGCCGGGGCGCGACTACACCTCCACCGAGGAGCTCATCGGCGAACTCGAGCTGCTGGAACTGTCCCTGCGCAACCATTCGGCGTCCCTCGCCGCGGACGGGGCGCTGGCACGTGTCCGCCGGGCCATCGCCTCCTTCGGCCTCCACTTGGCCACGCTCGACATCCGTGAGCACGCCGACCACCACCATGACGCCGTCGGGCAGCTCATGGACCGCCTCGGCGGGCCCGGCATCCGGTACGCCGAACTGACCCGGGGCGAGCGCCTCGAGGTCCTGAGCGCCGAGCTCGCGTCCCGCCGTCCGCTGTCCGGCCACCCGATCAAGCTCGACGGCGCCGCTGACGGCACGTACGACGTCTTCCGTGAGATCCGCCGCGCCCTGCGCACGTACGGCCCGGACGTCATCGAAACCTACATCATCTCCATGACCCGAGGCGCTGACGACGTCCTGGCCGCTGCCGTCCTGGCGCGCGAGGCCGGCCTGGTCAGCATCTTCGGTGACGCCCCGTACGCCAAGATCGGCTTCGCGCCGCTGCTGGAAACCGTCGAGGAGCTGCGTGCCTCTGCAGAGATCGTGGACCAGCTGCTGTCCGACCCGTCCTATCGCGAGCTGGTCCGGCTGCGCGGGGATGTCCAGGAAGTCATGCTCGGCTACTCGGACTCCAACAAGGAATCCGGCGTGATGACCAGCCAGTGGGAAATCCACAAGACCCAGAGGAAGCTACGCGACATCGCCTCCAAGCACGGCGTCCGCGTGCGCCTGTTCCATGGCCGCGGTGGTTCCGTGGGCCGCGGCGGCGGACCTACTTACGACGCCATCATGGCGCAGCCGAACGGTGTCCTCGAGGGCGAAATCAAGTTCACCGAACAGGGCGAGGTCATCTCGGACAAGTACTCCCTGCCGGAACTTGCGCGGGAAAACCTGGAGCTGTCCCTCGCTGCCGTGCTGCAGGGGTCTGCGCTGCACCGCACGCCGCGCACCTCGGACGACCAGCGCGAGCGGTTCGGGCATGTCATGGAGACCATCTCCGACGCCGCGTTCGCCCGCTACCGCAGCCTCATCGACCACCCGGACCTGCCGGCGTACTTCCTGGCCTCGACGCCGGTTGAGCAGCTCGGTTCGCTGAACATCGGTTCCCGCCCGTCCAAGCGCCCGGATTCCGGTGCCGGGCTGGGCGGGCTGCGTGCCATCCCGTGGGTGTTCGGCTGGACCCAGTCCCGGCAGATCGTGCCGGGCTGGTTCGGCGTCGGCTCCGGGCTGAAGGCCGCGCGGGAAGCCGGGAACTCCGCCCAGCTCGTGGAGATGATGCACGGCTGGCACTTCTTCCGCTCGGTGCTGTCCAACGTGGAGATGACCCTCGCCAAGACGGACATGGAGATCGCCGGATACTACGTGGACACCTTGGTCCCGGCGGAACTGCACCACCTCTTCCGCGCCATCCGTGACGAATACGAGCTCACCGTCTCCGAGATCCAGAACCTCACCGGCGAGAACCTGCTCCTGGATGCCCAGCCCACGCTCAAGCGGTCCCTGGAAATCCGTGACCAGTACCTCGACCCGATCAGCTACCTCCAGGTGGAACTGCTCCGCCGCGTGCGGGCAGAAGGTGCCAGCATTACCGCGGGCGAGATCGACGAGCGCCTGCAGAGGGCCATGCTCATCACCGTCAACGGCGTGGCAGCAGGCCTCCGCAACACCGGGTAACCCGCACCGCCCCGGACGCTTCCTCACTTTTCGTCGGTTCTTTCCGGACGCTTCCTCACTTTTCGTCGATTCTTTCCGGACGCTTCCTCACTTTTCGTCGGTTCTTTCCAGACGCTTCCTCACTTTTCGTCGGTTCTTTCCAGACGCTTCCTCACCCGCTGCGGGAGGGTTGGCTTGAAGCGACGGGATCTGAGGGAGCGTCGGTGGAATTGTTGCGAAAAGTGAGGAAGCGTCAGTTGCCGTAGTGCACCACGATGGTCCGGCGGAGCGTGCCGCCGGGGGAACCGGGGGAGCCGGCGGTATCAGCGTCGGGGGAGCTGTCGGAGTACGGGACCGTGCTCACGCGCACGCCGTAGAGGGCAGAGAGTTCGGCGTCGGTCAGGAGTCCCGCAGCGTGGCCGGTCCGCACACCCGAGTGGCCTAGCAGGACCACCCGGTCGGCCAGGTGCAGGGCATGATCGGGATGGTGGGTGCTCAGGAGCAGGGCCATGCCGTCGGCCATCAGTTCGCGCAGCAGCGTCAGGACGCGCGCCTGGTTCTTGAGGTCCAGGCCGGTGGCGGGCTCATCCAGCACCAGGATGGGTGAGCCGGCGGCGATGGCCCGGGCGATCAGTATCAGCTGCTGCTCGCCGCCGCTGAGGGTGGGGAAACGCCGGTTCCGCAGCCCGGCCGCGCCCACCCGCTCCATCGCCTCCAGCGCTGCGGCGTGGTCGGATGGCCCGGGTGTCCGGAACACGCCAACGTGCCGTGCCCGCCCCATGAGGACCATGTCCAGCGCCCGGTAGGCAAAGGCGCTGCCGTGGGCCTGCGGGACGTAGCCGGCGCTCTCACTCCGCCGGACCGTTCCCTCCTGCGGGTCCAGCAACCCGGCGGCACAGCGCACCAGCGTGGTCTTGCCGCTGCCGTTGGGACCCAACACGGCGGTTGCGGTCCCCGGCGGCACGCTGAAGGTGACGCCGCGGAACACCCAGTCCCGGGGCGAGTAGCCGAAGCCCACGCCGTCGAGTTCAAGCACTGTCCCAGACTTTCTCCCGGTTCCGGCGCAGGAGCAGGAAGAACACGGGCGCGCCGATCAGGGCGGTGAGGACGCCGAGTGGGATCTCCCCGCCGGTGGCGGTGCGGGCGATAGTGTCCACCAGGACGATGTAGGCGCCGCCGAGCAGGAAGGAGACGGGCAGGAGGACACGGTGGTCCGGTCCCACCCACATCCGGGCAAGGTGCGGGATCACCAGGCCCACCCAGCTGACGGCGCCGCTGACCGCCACCGCGCCGGCGACCATTAGCGCCACCGCCACGAGCACCACCCAGCGGAGCGGGCGCGGGCGCACACCCAGGGCGGCCGCGTCCTCGTCGCCGAGCGACAGTACGTTGATCCGCCAGCGCAGGGCCACGAGGACGGCGGCCCCGCCAAGGACAGGGATCAGGGCCACCGCTACCTTGGCGAAGGTTGCTGTGGATACGCTGCCCAGCAGCCAGAAGACGATGGCGGGCAGCGTGGTGTTCGGGTCCGCAATGTAGGTCACCAGGGCGACCAGGGCGGAGAAAAACGATCCCGTGACCACGCCGCCGAGCACGATCATGAGCATCGGCGTCCCGGCGCGGCCCGAGGTGATCAGGAACAGGGCCCCGAGTGCCAGCAGCCCGCACACGAAGGAACCGCCCACCAGGAGGAGCGGACCCAGTCCGAGCAGCAGCGCCAGGGCTCCGCCGAAGGATGCGCCGGCAGACACACCGATGATCTCGGGGCTGACCAGGGGATTGCGGAAAATGGCCTGCAGCGCTGCGCCGCCAATCGCCAGGCCGCCACCCACCAGCAAAGCGAGCAGGACCCGGGGCAGCCGGACCAGCAGGACCACGTTCTGTTCGGTGCCGCTGGCTTCAACCGGGACCGGCACGAGCTGTGCGGCCAGGATCTGCACCACGTGGTCCAGCGGCACGCTGTACCGCCCCACTGCCAGCGCCAGAACCGCCACCGCGGCAAGGAAGGAGGCAGTGAGGGCGATGGGAACGACGACGGCGAGTTCCCGCCGTCGTTCCACGGCACCGCGTTCCGTTGCGCCACCCGCGGTGGAAGCCGGGCCCACCCGCGGCAATGCCGGCTGTGCCGGCTGCGCCGGCCGCAGCCGGGGCCTGACCGCACCCAGCTTTTCCGGACCTAAGTTGCCGGGCCCGCCGCTTTCGCAAGCGCGAGGAACCTGCCTCATCAAGCATTGAACTGCCGGTAGTTGGCGGACTGCCCGTTCTCCGCGGTCCAGAGAATCTTGTCCAGTTCACCGTCGGTGAGTTCGTGGTTGTACAGGGACCTGAAGTATTCGGAAGCCTTGCTCCGTACCGCCGACTTCTCCTGCGGGAAGGCGATGTCGCCCAGCCAGTGCCACATCAGCGGCGACTCCTGCCCGGGCGGATCCCAGCGGTAGCCGCCCAACGGGACTTTGTACACGCGCTTCGCCCGGACCGCAGCCACGTTTTGCCACACCGGTTCCGAGTAGATGTCCTGCGGCATGGCGGCGTCGAAGTTGCCCAGCAGGATGACCTCGGGGTCCCAGCGCAGGACCTGCTCGATGTCCACGCCCACCATGCCGGAACCGGACAGCGGGTCCTTGCCTGTTGGCGGGTTGGAGCCGCCCACGAGCTTGATATAGAAGTCGTTGTAGCTGTTGGCGCCGGCGACCTTGAGCCCGCCCGTGAAGCGGTTGAAGTACAGGATGCTCGGGCCCTTGGACGCGCGGCCGGCCGCCAGTGACTTGACCTCGGCAAGTTCCCGGTCGCTGCGGGTTTTGAGCTCGGTGGCACGTTCGGGCTTGCCGAGCATGGCGGCAAACATGGCGGCCCAGGCGTCCACATCCTCCTGCGTGCCGGAGTTTTTCAGCCCCAGAACTTGAAGTCCCGCCTTCTCCAGGGGCTCGATGAGCTGCGCGTCCGACCATTGGACCACCACGTCCGGGTTGAGGGCCCGGATGCTTTCGACGTTGGCGGTGAAGTCCTGGGCGGCGATGTCGTGCGGGAGGTCCAGGGCGGCGGGAAACATGGAGCCCATGATTCCGTCGCGCATGGCCACCCAGGAGGCGTTGTGCACGGCCGCGAGATGGTCGGCACTCCGGTCGACGGCCACCAGCAGGGACGCCGACGGCATCGGGATGGTCACCACCCGGGCCACCGGCCGGTCAAAGGACAGGGTCCGGCCGCGCTGGTCCGTGAAGCTGGTGCTTTTGCTGCTGCCCGCGGGGGACGACGGCGGGGCGGTGCCGGATGTGCCGCATCCGGCCAGCAGGGCGGCGGAGCCGCCCGCAATAAACACCTGTAGGGCGGCGCGGCGGGTTAGGTCTGCAGCTGTCATCGTTGACTCCCTGCGCGTGGGTCTTCACAGCATCCGCTTCAAGGGCAGGGCTGTCACCGCTTTCTCCTGCGTTGGGCGAAGGGCCGGTCGCGCTGCCCGGACCTGCCGGCCGGCGGCCGGTCCCTTGTCGGCGCCATGGCCCGGTGCTACTTTCAGAAGACTCTCGCAGAAGGTGGCCACAGGATGGTTATCGATGGTGCCCAGTTGTTCGTTCGCTATGCCTATCCGCCCAATTCACGGGGCAGCTGCGGCCCGCCGGACAGCGACGCCCTGCTGCACTACGGGCAGTCCGGCGTCACGGACAAGGGTCTCCGCGAACTGGCCAAGGGCTTTGCCGGAGCATGGCCCTACCTCGAACTGATCGCCGGATCTCACGGCATCGCGGACCCGCTGGACGCCCGCGTTGTGGAGGCCTATTGGGTGGGCAACAGCCTCCTGGATACCGTCGGCATCACCAACCTCGGCAATTCCATGGAGGACAGGTTCCGGGCCCGCACCGGACGGCAGTTCCCGCATCTGGTGGAAGGCGTCCTGGCGGGTGGGGTCCCGCACCACAGTTTCCACGTGTTCGAAATCTACCCGTGGCTGGGCCTGCTCCGCGACGAACGCCGGCACGCCACCGCGCTGAACGTGCTGGACAGGTGCCGGATCCGCTGGGGGCAGGTGCTCGCGATTTCCGGGGACGACGCCGTCGTGCGGTCGCGGCCGCTGGTATGGGACGGCACAGCCCTGGACGTCGGCGAGCCCGTGGTGGAATCGGCCAAGTTTGCCGTGAACGGAACCGGTTTCGTGGCCGGGCTGGCCGTAGGCGACGTCGTCTCACTGCACTGGGACTGGGTGTGTGACCGCCTCTCCACCCACCAGCTGCAGCAGCTCAAGCACTTTACGGCGCGGCACCTCCGGATTGCCAACAGCGGCGTCGAACACCGCGGCGCAGCCATAGCGCTCGAACACTAGCGCCGAGCAGTGGCGCCCGGCCACCAACCCTGCGGTCAGCTTCGGCGGCCGGTTACGGTGACTGCGGCGCGGCGCCGTCGGGATGCTCGGGGGTCTTGACGGCCGTCGCATCGCGGGCGGACGACTCGCCGGTTGGCCGGCCGGCAGGCGAATCATCGGTTCCCGTGTGCTCGCGTCCCGGTTCGGTGCCCTCCTCCTTGATGACGTCCTCGCCCCTGCGGGTGGTGCTGACGCCGACGCCGGCCGGAGCGGGTGCCGCGTCTTCAGGGGTTTCGTCCGCTCCGGGCTGGGCGGGTTCCTTCAGCGGCGGTTCGCTGCCGAAAGCCCGCGCTGTCCCTGGTGCGGTGCCCGATGCCGTGCCCTGCGCGGCGCCCTTTTCGGTTTCCTGGGCGGCGCCCGTTTCCTCGCCGGCGGGATCAGGCTGGTTCGTGGGTGACATGCTGCTCTCCTTGTGGTGGTTGTGCCGGCTGGGATCCGGGTCCGGTGTCCGCCGGGCGGCCCATCAGCTCCAGTCCTTCCATGGCCTGTTCCGCGCCCGCGGCGTCCACGCGTTCCAGCGCGAAGCCCATGTGGATCAGGACCCAGGTGCCGGGTTCCAGGGGCCCCTCATCCAGCAGCCCAATGTTGATCTTCCGCTGCACTCCTGCCACATCGACGAGTGCGAGCTGGCCGCCGTACCCCTCGAGGAGTTCAACGACCCTGCCGGGTATTCCGAGGCACATGTACGGACACCGCCTTAGCTTGCAGTAGAAGAGTGCTGGCCGAGCAGGGACCCGACGGCGGCGGCCGCCTTGGGCACCGCCGCGGCCACCGCTGCCGAGAGGCCGATGCCTTCGGACAGGTCTGCGGGGACACAGCCCACCACATATGTGGCAGGCAGGCTACCGCCCATGGAACGAAGCCGGCCCAGCACGGCCGCCGGGTCCATGCCGTGGGGATCGAGCATGGCACTGCCGTTCAGGTCCGCAGCGCTGACCCGCAGCACACGGATGCTTCCGGGGGCCGAGTTCCCGCCCGCAGGCACCGTGTCCACGAGCACCAGGGTGTCGACGCCGGCCAAGAGATCGTAGGCCAGATGCATGCCGCGGATGCCGTAGTCCACCACGCGGACGCCGGGGGCCAGCGGCTGCGGATGGTCGGCGAGGTGCCGTGCCACT
Proteins encoded:
- a CDS encoding FecCD family ABC transporter permease; the encoded protein is MERRRELAVVVPIALTASFLAAVAVLALAVGRYSVPLDHVVQILAAQLVPVPVEASGTEQNVVLLVRLPRVLLALLVGGGLAIGGAALQAIFRNPLVSPEIIGVSAGASFGGALALLLGLGPLLLVGGSFVCGLLALGALFLITSGRAGTPMLMIVLGGVVTGSFFSALVALVTYIADPNTTLPAIVFWLLGSVSTATFAKVAVALIPVLGGAAVLVALRWRINVLSLGDEDAAALGVRPRPLRWVVLVAVALMVAGAVAVSGAVSWVGLVIPHLARMWVGPDHRVLLPVSFLLGGAYIVLVDTIARTATGGEIPLGVLTALIGAPVFFLLLRRNREKVWDSA
- a CDS encoding hydrogenase maturation protease, translating into MTADSRARTAAQGTAPPGDGERTGGVLVAGVGNLFLHDDGFGPEVARHLADHPQPLAPGVRVVDYGIRGMHLAYDLLAGVDTLVLVDTVPAGGNSAPGSIRVLRVSAADLNGSAMLDPHGMDPAAVLGRLRSMGGSLPATYVVGCVPADLSEGIGLSAAVAAAVPKAAAAVGSLLGQHSSTAS
- a CDS encoding ABC transporter substrate-binding protein produces the protein MTAADLTRRAALQVFIAGGSAALLAGCGTSGTAPPSSPAGSSKSTSFTDQRGRTLSFDRPVARVVTIPMPSASLLVAVDRSADHLAAVHNASWVAMRDGIMGSMFPAALDLPHDIAAQDFTANVESIRALNPDVVVQWSDAQLIEPLEKAGLQVLGLKNSGTQEDVDAWAAMFAAMLGKPERATELKTRSDRELAEVKSLAAGRASKGPSILYFNRFTGGLKVAGANSYNDFYIKLVGGSNPPTGKDPLSGSGMVGVDIEQVLRWDPEVILLGNFDAAMPQDIYSEPVWQNVAAVRAKRVYKVPLGGYRWDPPGQESPLMWHWLGDIAFPQEKSAVRSKASEYFRSLYNHELTDGELDKILWTAENGQSANYRQFNA
- a CDS encoding DUF6390 family protein, whose translation is MVIDGAQLFVRYAYPPNSRGSCGPPDSDALLHYGQSGVTDKGLRELAKGFAGAWPYLELIAGSHGIADPLDARVVEAYWVGNSLLDTVGITNLGNSMEDRFRARTGRQFPHLVEGVLAGGVPHHSFHVFEIYPWLGLLRDERRHATALNVLDRCRIRWGQVLAISGDDAVVRSRPLVWDGTALDVGEPVVESAKFAVNGTGFVAGLAVGDVVSLHWDWVCDRLSTHQLQQLKHFTARHLRIANSGVEHRGAAIALEH
- a CDS encoding HypC/HybG/HupF family hydrogenase formation chaperone, whose product is MCLGIPGRVVELLEGYGGQLALVDVAGVQRKINIGLLDEGPLEPGTWVLIHMGFALERVDAAGAEQAMEGLELMGRPADTGPGSQPAQPPQGEQHVTHEPA